Below is a genomic region from Ammonifex degensii KC4.
AGCTCAAGGCCATACAGCCTTCTGAGAAGGAGAAGCCGTGGGAGCAGTACTACCCGGTGCGACTTACGCCCGAGATTTAAGCGGATGGAGGCGAAACTATGAAGGGAGTTCTGGTAGACATAACCCGCTGTGTAGGCTGCGGCAGTTGCGTGGTGGCCTGCAAGCTTTACAATAACCTTCCCTGGTCCAACGCGCCTCACCTGGGGAAGGATGCGGTCCTGACGGCCGACAACTGGACGGTGGTGAAGGAGTTCACCGCCTCCAGGGGGAAGGAGTCGGTCTGGCGGTTCGTCAAAGAGCAGTGCTTTCACTGCCTGGAGCCAGCCTGTGCTTCCGCCTGCTTTGCCTCGGCCTTCCGCAAGACGCCAGAGGGGCCGGTGATCTACAACGAGCGGGTCTGCGTGGGCTGCCGCTACTGCATGATCGCCTGTCCCTTCAGCATACCCAAGTACGAGTGGCAGGCTCGCTTCCCCCGGGTGCAAAAGTGCCAGATGTGCTTCTACCGGGTGAAGGACGGCGAGATGCCGGCCTGCGTGACCGTGTGTCCTGCCGGGGCGTTGAAGTTCGGTGACCGGGACGCGCTTTTGAAGGAGGCCAAGGAGCGCATAGCCCAAAACCCCGGCCGGTACGTGAACCACGTGTACGGCGAGAAAGAGTACGGCGGCACCTGCTGGCTTTACTTGAGTGATGTGCCTTTTGCGGAGCTCGGCTTCCGGACCCACGTGTCCACCGAGTCCATCCCCCACTGGAGCGAACGGGTGACCAAGTGGACGCTGCCGGTGGCCGGGGGCTGGGCGGCCGTGCTCACCGCCCTTTATCTGGCCACCAGGGGCTCCGGTGGGGCGGAGAAGAGCCATTAGGTGAAAAGAAACTTTAAACCTTCACAGGGGCGGGTGAAACAGATGGCTTGTGAATTTCCG
It encodes:
- a CDS encoding 4Fe-4S dicluster domain-containing protein, with protein sequence MKGVLVDITRCVGCGSCVVACKLYNNLPWSNAPHLGKDAVLTADNWTVVKEFTASRGKESVWRFVKEQCFHCLEPACASACFASAFRKTPEGPVIYNERVCVGCRYCMIACPFSIPKYEWQARFPRVQKCQMCFYRVKDGEMPACVTVCPAGALKFGDRDALLKEAKERIAQNPGRYVNHVYGEKEYGGTCWLYLSDVPFAELGFRTHVSTESIPHWSERVTKWTLPVAGGWAAVLTALYLATRGSGGAEKSH